One Hippoglossus hippoglossus isolate fHipHip1 chromosome 5, fHipHip1.pri, whole genome shotgun sequence genomic window carries:
- the csrp1b gene encoding cysteine and glycine-rich protein 1b has product MPFGGGSKCGCCQKTVYFAEEVQCEGKSWHKSCFLCMVCKKNLDSTTVAVHVDEIYCKSCYGKKYGPKGYGFGGGAGTLSMDTGEGLGIKPEEQTAFRPTNNPNTSKFASKAGGSDVCPRCGKTVYAAEKVIGGGNSWHKGCFRCAKCGKGLESTTVADRDGEVYCKGCYAKNFGPKGFGFGQGAGALAHSQ; this is encoded by the exons ATGCCTTTCGGAGGAGGAAGCAAGTGCGGCTGCTGCCAGAAAACCGTCTACTTCGCTGAGGAAGTGCAGTGCGAGGGCAAGAGCTGGCACAAATCCTGTTTTCTGTGCA TGGTCTGTAAGAAGAACTTGGACAGCACCACAGTGGCTGTACATGTGGACGAGATCTACTGCAAGTCGTGCTACGGCAAGAAATATGGGCCAAAGGGCTACGGCTTCGGAGGTGGAGCCGGCACGCTGAGCATGGACACAGGAGAGGGACTTGGAATCAAACCTGAAGA ACAAACTGCTTTCCGCCCGACAAACAACCCCAACACCTCCAAGTTTGCCTCGAAAGCAGGCGGCTCAGACGTGTGTCCTCGATGTGGCAAAACAGTGTACGCAGCGGAGAAGGTTATCGGAGGAGGAAAC TCCTGGCATAAAGGATGCTTTCGCTGTGCCAAGTGTGGCAAAGGGCTGGAGTCCACGACCGTCGCTGATCGAGACGGGGAGGTCTACTGTAAAG GTTGCTACGCGAAGAACTTTGGACCCAAGGGCTTCGGCTTCGGTCAGGGTGCAGGAGCTCTGGCTCACTCCCAGTGA
- the LOC117760992 gene encoding troponin I, slow skeletal muscle-like isoform X1 — translation MPEKVPERKSKISASRKLMLKSMMVARAKEDLEQEMEEKEEEKSKYLEEKAPPMQISYLSLTELETLCEELHSQIDVVDEERYDIEAKVMHNSREIKDLNIKVLDLRGKFKRPSLRRVRVSADAILRSLLGSKHKVSLDLRANLKSVKKEDTEKVGVENCRRRATGGRMWKPCRAWRAARRCLTQRAPASKINELPFISNTVTCDQIGDFSQNT, via the exons ATGCCTGAGAAAGT ACCAGAG AGGAAATCTAAAATCTCAGCCTCACGCAAGCTCATGCTGAAG AGCATGATGGTGGCCAGGGCGAAGGAGGACctggagcaggagatggaggagaaagaggaagagaagtcAAAGTACCTGGAGGAGAAAGCTCCCCCGATGCAGATCAGTTACTTGTCCTTGACAGAGCTGGAG ACATTATGTGAAGAGCTGCACTCCCAAATAGACGTGGTGGACGAGGAGCGGTACGACATTGAAGCCAAAGTCATGCACAACAGCAGAGAG ATCAAAGACCTGAACATCAAGGTGCTGGACCTGCGAGGGAAGTTTAAGAGACCCAGCCTCCGGAGAGTGAGGGTTTCTGCTGACGCCATCCTGCGCTCCCTGCTGGGCTCAAAACACAAGGTCTCTCTGGATCTGAGAGCCAACCTCAAATCGGTCAAGaaggaggacacagagaaggTGGGTgtagaaaa ctgcaggagaagagcgACTGGAGGAAGAATGTGGAAGCCATGTCGGGCATGGAGGGCCGCAAGAAGATGTTTGACGCAGCGGGCTCCAGCCAGTAAAATCAACGAGCTGCCGTTCATCTCAAACACAGTCACTTGTGATCAGATTGGAGACTTTTCACAAAATACATAG
- the LOC117760992 gene encoding troponin I, slow skeletal muscle-like isoform X2, whose translation MPEKVPERKSKISASRKLMLKSMMVARAKEDLEQEMEEKEEEKSKYLEEKAPPMQISYLSLTELETLCEELHSQIDVVDEERYDIEAKVMHNSREIKDLNIKVLDLRGKFKRPSLRRVRVSADAILRSLLGSKHKVSLDLRANLKSVKKEDTEKEKSDWRKNVEAMSGMEGRKKMFDAAGSSQ comes from the exons ATGCCTGAGAAAGT ACCAGAG AGGAAATCTAAAATCTCAGCCTCACGCAAGCTCATGCTGAAG AGCATGATGGTGGCCAGGGCGAAGGAGGACctggagcaggagatggaggagaaagaggaagagaagtcAAAGTACCTGGAGGAGAAAGCTCCCCCGATGCAGATCAGTTACTTGTCCTTGACAGAGCTGGAG ACATTATGTGAAGAGCTGCACTCCCAAATAGACGTGGTGGACGAGGAGCGGTACGACATTGAAGCCAAAGTCATGCACAACAGCAGAGAG ATCAAAGACCTGAACATCAAGGTGCTGGACCTGCGAGGGAAGTTTAAGAGACCCAGCCTCCGGAGAGTGAGGGTTTCTGCTGACGCCATCCTGCGCTCCCTGCTGGGCTCAAAACACAAGGTCTCTCTGGATCTGAGAGCCAACCTCAAATCGGTCAAGaaggaggacacagagaag gagaagagcgACTGGAGGAAGAATGTGGAAGCCATGTCGGGCATGGAGGGCCGCAAGAAGATGTTTGACGCAGCGGGCTCCAGCCAGTAA